CCGCCTTGCGGATGCGCGCGATCGCGTCGGCGATGGCGGCCTGCACCTCGGGGTGGTTCGGCTGGCCCACGAAGCCCATCGACGCCGACAGGTCGGCCGGTCCGATGAACACGCCGTCCACGCCCGGCGTGGCCGCGATGGCATCGAGGTTCTTCAGCGCTTCGACGGTCTCGGCCTGCACCAGCAGGCAGGTCTGCGCGTTGGCTTCATGCAGGTAGCCGGGATAGGCCTGCCAGCGCGAGGCGCGCGCCAGGGCGCTGCCCATGCCGCGGATGCCTTCGGGGGGATAGCGCATGCCCTGCACCATGCGCGCTGCCTGCTCGGCGGTATCGACCATCGGCACCAGCACGGTCTGCGCGCCGATGTCCAGGTATTGCTTGAGCAGCGTGGTGTCGCCCACCGGAATTCGCACCACCGGGTGCGAGCGCTCCGACTCGGGCTGCGCCGACCATGCGCTCGAGATACCTTGCAATTGCGCGAGCATCGAGCGCACGTCATTGGGCGCGTGCTCGCCATCGAGCAGCAGCCAGTCGTAGCCGGTGCCCGCGAGGATTTCGGCCACGTAGCCGTCGGCCAGGCCGACCCAGAGGCCGATCTTCTGCTCGCCGGCCTGCAGGGCCTTCTTGAAGGTGTTCAGAGGTGTGTGCATGAGGCGTCTTTCAGACAAAACGGAAGGCGATGCTGCCGAGCGGGCCGTAGTCGGCGTGGAAAGTGTCGCCCGGGAGCGCAGTAGTTGGCCGGGTGAACGAGCCGCCGAGCACGACCTCGCCGGCTTCGAGGTGTTCGTCCCACGGCGCGAGCTTGTTCGCGAGCCAGGCCACGCCGGTGGCCGGGTGGTTGAGCACGGCCGCGGCCACGCCGGATTCCTCGATCACGCCGTTCTTGTAGAGCAGCGCGCTCACCCACCGCAGGTCGACCGCGTCGGGCTTCACCGGCCGGCCGCCCATCACGATGCCGGCATTGGCCGCGTTGTCGGCAATGGTGTCGAACACCTTGCGCGGCGCCTTGGTGTGGCGGTCGAACTGCTCGATGCGCGCATCGATGATCTCGATGGCGGGCACCACGTAGTCGGTGGCGGCCAGCACGTCGAAGATCGTCACGTTCGGCCCCTGCAGCTTCTTGCCGAGGATGAAGGCCAGCTCTACCTCGATGCGCGGCGCGATGAAGCGCTTGAACGGGATGTCGCTGCCCTGCTCGAAGAACATGTCGTCCAGCAGGGTGCCGTAGTCGGGCTCCGTGATCTGGCTGGACAGCTGCATGGCGCGCGAGGTGAGGCCGATCTTGTGGCCCTTCACGGTGCGGCCTTCGGCGATCTTGGCCCTGACCCATTCGCGCGAGATGGCGTAGCCGTCTTCCACCGTCATTTCGGGAAAGCGCTTGGAGAAGTGCTCGACCTGCACGCGCGACTTTTCGCTTTCGTGCAGTTCGGCCGCGAGCCTGGCAATGGTGTCGGCGGTGAGCATGGTTTTCTACTTGTTGAAGAGGGGATGCAGATTGCTGTGTTTGCCGTCGTACACCTGGCCGGAGCTTTCGTCGATCTGCAGCGTGATGCCGATGTGGCGCCTGCTGAAGACGGGCTCGAAATGCGCGCGCACATCGGCCAGCAGCGCGTCTCCGGCCTTTTTCTTCACGGCTTCGGCGCGGCCCGCGGCCATGCGGAGGTTGAGGTACGCGAAGGCGTAGTCGGCCTGGCCGTCGGCCACTGCGAAGTGCGCGGCGGGGTAGGCGAGCACGCGCGTGCCACCGATGGGGAACACCGGCTTGCCGGTTTCGTCGCGCTGCGCCAGCATGGTGTCGGCCAGCGTGCGGCACAGGGCCGTCATGTCGGTCTCGGCTTCGAGGTTGGGCGTGTAGAGGATCACGAGGTGAGGCATGCCGAGGCTCCGTTCATTCGATCGACATCGTCGCGGCGGTGCATGTCACGGCGAAGATGGGGATGGCCTTCATGTGCAGGATTTGGCCCTTGCCGCGCGCGGCCGCGGCCACGCTCAGGAAGGTGCGGATCTCGAAGCCGCCCTGGCCGGCTTCGCGGTAGGTGGCCTCGTCGTTGTAGTCGTTCTCCGAGAGCAGCGCATCGCGGTCGTTGGCGCACCAGCGGCGCATGAACTCGGCGTCCCACTCGGCGTTGACCTTGCCCGAATCCGGCGTCGCGGGCCAATGCGAAATGCCGCCCGTGCCGACCAGCGCGATGCGCTCGGGGGCCTTGTCGCAAGCGCGGCGCAGCGCCTCGCCAAAAGCCCATGCGCGGTGCAGCGGCGTGAGCGGCGGGCCCTGGCAGTTGATGTTCACTGGAATGACCTTGGTGTCGAACTTCGGCGTGAGAAAGTGCAGCGGCACCATGATGCCGTGGTCGAACTTCCATTCTTCCGCGTACGCCACGTCGACGGTCTGCATCACCTCGCGGATCAGCCGCTGCGACAGCGCTGCATCGCCGGGCACCCTGGTCTTCTCGATGCCGAGCCACTTCGGGTCCTCGATCGGGCCTTCGTAGCTGTCGGCCATGCCGATGGCGTAGGCCGGCATGTTGTTCATGAAGAAGTTCGCGAAGTGCTCGGCCGCGATGACGATCACCGCATCGGGCTTCGTGGCGCGCATCGCCTCGCCGAAGCGGTGGAACTGCGCGTGGAACTCGTCCTTCACCGCCGCGTCGGCCAGGTGGGCGCGGCCGGTGATGCCGGGGGCGTGGCTGCACACGCCTGCAAAGACCAAGCTCATACGCCTGCCACCTTTTCGTCTGTGCCGGTTGTCATGGCATAAATTCCCGCGCGCACCGGACCGTACTTGCGCACGCCTTCGCGCATGGCTTCGAGGTAGTCGGCCCATGCGATGCCGAGCAGGGGTGCGAAGTGCATCAGCAGTTGTCCGTTGCAGCCCAGGACGTAGAGTTTCCCGATGTCGCCCTGGTCGATGGCTTGGCGCTCTTCGTCGTTGAAATCATAGGCCGCCAGCAAGGCCGCGCGCGTGTCGCCGCCTTCTGCGTAGCGGCGCTGCACGTCGGCGTCGCGGTTGAGGGCGAACAGGAATTTCTGCATGGCGTAGAGGCTCATCTTCGGCACTCCGCTTTTTCTGTGTTCAGGGCGCGTGCACAGGCCACCGGGTACTCCCGCTCCCCGCCAGCGGGTGCGCGTCCAGGGAGGTAACCCGCTTCCATCTCACACCCCCCAATGCGGAATATGGTGCGAACCCATCGAAACCGCAACGTTCTTCGGTTCGCAGAACACTTCGTAACTCCAGGTGCCGCCTTCGCGCCCCGTGCCCGACGCCTTGGTGCCGCCGAAGGGCTGGCGCAGGTCCCGCACGTTCTGGCTGTTGACGAAGCACATGCCAGCTTCGACGGCCGCCGCCACGCGGTGCGCGCGGCCGATGTTCTCGGTCCACACGTAGCTGGAGAGGCCGTAGGGGATGTCGTTGGCGAGCTCGATCGCGTGGGCCTCGTCCTTGAACGGAATCAGGCAGGCGACCGGGCCGAAGATTTCTTCCTGCGCGATCCGCATGCGGTTGTCGACATCCGCGAAGACCGTCGGCATCACGTAGTTGCCCTTCTTCACACGGTCGGGCAGGTTGCCTGGAACCTCGAGCCCGCCACACAGCAGCGTCGCGCCTTCCTTCGGTCCCAGCTCGATGTAGCTGCGCACCTTGGCAAGATGCGCCTGCGAGATCATCGGGCCGACGATGGTCTTTTCGTCGAGCGGATCGCCGACCACGATGCGCTTCGCGCGCTCGGCGAACTTCGCGGCAAAGTCCGCATAGATCGACTGCTGCACCAGGATGCGCGAACCCGCCGTGCAGCGCTCGCCGTTGTTGCTGAAGATCATGAACACCGCCGCGTCCAGCGCACGGTCCAGGTCCGCGTCGTCGAAGATCACGAACGGGCTCTTGCCGCCCAGCTCCATGCTGAACTTCTTCAGGCCCGCGCTCTTCACGATGCGGTTGCCCGTGGCGGTAGAGCCGGTGAACGAGATCGCGCGCACGTCGGGGTGCGCCACCAGCGGCTCGCCGGCTTCCTTGCCGTAGCCGTGCACGAGGTTCAGCACGCCCGGCGGAATGCCCGCTTCGAGCGCGAGTTCGCCCAGCCGCGCGGCGGTCAGCGGCGACAGCTCGCTCATCTTCAGCACCGCGGTGTTGCCGAAGGCGAGGCACGGCGCGACCTTCCAGGTGGCCGTCATGAACGGCACGTTCCACGGGCTGATCAGCGCGCACACGCCCACCGGATGGAACAGCGTGTAGTTCAGGTGCGTGGGGGTCGGGTAGGTGTGGCCGTCCACACGCGTGCACATCTCGGCGAAGTAGTAGAAGTTGTCGGCCGCGCGCGGGATCAGCTGCTTGCCGGTCTGGGAGATGACCTGGCCGCAGTCGTTGGTCTCGGTCTGCGCGATCTCGGGCACGTGCCTGGCGATCAGGTCGCCGAGCTTGCGCACCAGCTTCGCGCGCTCCACGGCGGGCATGCCGGCCCACTTGGGGAATGCTTCCTTGGCCGCAGCCACGGCTGCGTTCACTTCGGCTTCGCCGCCCGACGCCACTTCGGCCAGCACCTCCTGCGTGGCGGGGTTGACGGTCTCGAAGCAGTCGGTGCCGGCAACGCTCTTGCCGCCGATGAGGTGTTGGATCTGTTGCATGGGGTTCCCGCCAGGGTCAATCGAGTTTGATGTCGCGCGCCTTGATCAAGGCGTGCCACTTCTTGCGTTCGGCATCGACGAAGCGCGCCATCTCGACGCCGTCGGCGGGACGCGCTTCCCAGCCTGCGTCGAAGAGCTTCTGGCGCACGCCGGCGTCGGCCATGGTCTTCTGCAGGTCGGCGCCGAGCCGGGCCTGCACGTCCTTCGCCGTGGCGGCGGGCACCACGAGCCCTTGCCAGGTGTAGGCCTCGACGCCCGCATAGCCGAGTTCCTTCGCGGTCGGCACGTTGGGCAGCTGCGGAATGCGCTCGGCGCCCATGGTCATGAGCGGCACCACCTTGCCGGCCTTCACGGCGCTCACGCCGCTCGGCAGGTCCAGCATCATCAGCGGCACCTGCCCGCCCATCAGGTCCTGCAGCGCCGGCGCACCGCCCTTGTAGGGCACGTGCAGCAGCGAAACACCCGCTTCGCGCTGGAACAGTTCGAGCGCCAGGTGATGCGGGCTGCCGGTGCCCGGCGTGGCGATGCTGTACTTGCCCGGCGATGCCTTCAGCGCAGCGATCAGCGCCTTGGCATCGGCCAGGCCGGCGTTGGGCGCGGCGGTGATGACGAGCGTCGAGCGGCCCATCATGCCGACCATCGCGAAGTCTTTCTCGGCGTCGTAGGGCAGCTTCTTGTAGAGCGCGGGGTTGTACACCAGCACGCCGTTGTCGGCCGAGAACACGGTGTAGCCGTCGCCGGGCGAGCGCGCCACGTTCTCCGACGCGATGATGGCGCCCGCGCCGGGGCGGTTGTCCACCAGCACCGGCTGGCCCAGCTGCTGCGCGAGCTGCGCGCCGGCGGTGCGCGCGAGAAAGTCGGTGCCGCCGCCCGCGGGATAGCCCACGACCCAGCGCACCGGCTTGGTGGGGAAGGCCTGTGCCTGCGCCTGTGCCTGGGGCGCGAAGGCCGCGGCGGCGAAAGCCACGAGGGCCGCTGCGAGCCCGAGTCTGTTCCTGGTCGTCATGGGTTTGTCTCTTCTGTCGTTGGTATGGAAAAGCGGTGCGGCGCTAGCTGCCGGCAATGGTGTTGACCAAGGCGCCGATGCGCTCGATCTCGGTCACCACCACGTCGCCCGGCTTGCAGTCGACCACGCCGTCGGGGGTGCCCGTCAGGATCAGGTCGCCCGGCGACAGCGTCATGAAGCGGCTGAAGTACGCGATGAGGAACGGCGCGTCGAAGATCATGTCGCGCGTGCTGCCCTGCTGCGTGAC
The Variovorax sp. OAS795 genome window above contains:
- the hpaI gene encoding 4-hydroxy-2-oxoheptanedioate aldolase, giving the protein MHTPLNTFKKALQAGEQKIGLWVGLADGYVAEILAGTGYDWLLLDGEHAPNDVRSMLAQLQGISSAWSAQPESERSHPVVRIPVGDTTLLKQYLDIGAQTVLVPMVDTAEQAARMVQGMRYPPEGIRGMGSALARASRWQAYPGYLHEANAQTCLLVQAETVEALKNLDAIAATPGVDGVFIGPADLSASMGFVGQPNHPEVQAAIADAIARIRKAGKAAGILSTTEEQARKWLAAGAQFVAVGVDTILLTAAAKQLLARYRDPKGGKAAPGAAATSSY
- the hpaH gene encoding 2-oxo-hept-4-ene-1,7-dioate hydratase, giving the protein MLTADTIARLAAELHESEKSRVQVEHFSKRFPEMTVEDGYAISREWVRAKIAEGRTVKGHKIGLTSRAMQLSSQITEPDYGTLLDDMFFEQGSDIPFKRFIAPRIEVELAFILGKKLQGPNVTIFDVLAATDYVVPAIEIIDARIEQFDRHTKAPRKVFDTIADNAANAGIVMGGRPVKPDAVDLRWVSALLYKNGVIEESGVAAAVLNHPATGVAWLANKLAPWDEHLEAGEVVLGGSFTRPTTALPGDTFHADYGPLGSIAFRFV
- a CDS encoding 5-carboxymethyl-2-hydroxymuconate Delta-isomerase, yielding MPHLVILYTPNLEAETDMTALCRTLADTMLAQRDETGKPVFPIGGTRVLAYPAAHFAVADGQADYAFAYLNLRMAAGRAEAVKKKAGDALLADVRAHFEPVFSRRHIGITLQIDESSGQVYDGKHSNLHPLFNK
- a CDS encoding extradiol ring-cleavage dioxygenase produces the protein MSLVFAGVCSHAPGITGRAHLADAAVKDEFHAQFHRFGEAMRATKPDAVIVIAAEHFANFFMNNMPAYAIGMADSYEGPIEDPKWLGIEKTRVPGDAALSQRLIREVMQTVDVAYAEEWKFDHGIMVPLHFLTPKFDTKVIPVNINCQGPPLTPLHRAWAFGEALRRACDKAPERIALVGTGGISHWPATPDSGKVNAEWDAEFMRRWCANDRDALLSENDYNDEATYREAGQGGFEIRTFLSVAAAARGKGQILHMKAIPIFAVTCTAATMSIE
- a CDS encoding aromatic ring-opening dioxygenase subunit LigA, whose protein sequence is MSLYAMQKFLFALNRDADVQRRYAEGGDTRAALLAAYDFNDEERQAIDQGDIGKLYVLGCNGQLLMHFAPLLGIAWADYLEAMREGVRKYGPVRAGIYAMTTGTDEKVAGV
- the hpaE gene encoding 5-carboxymethyl-2-hydroxymuconate semialdehyde dehydrogenase, whose amino-acid sequence is MQQIQHLIGGKSVAGTDCFETVNPATQEVLAEVASGGEAEVNAAVAAAKEAFPKWAGMPAVERAKLVRKLGDLIARHVPEIAQTETNDCGQVISQTGKQLIPRAADNFYYFAEMCTRVDGHTYPTPTHLNYTLFHPVGVCALISPWNVPFMTATWKVAPCLAFGNTAVLKMSELSPLTAARLGELALEAGIPPGVLNLVHGYGKEAGEPLVAHPDVRAISFTGSTATGNRIVKSAGLKKFSMELGGKSPFVIFDDADLDRALDAAVFMIFSNNGERCTAGSRILVQQSIYADFAAKFAERAKRIVVGDPLDEKTIVGPMISQAHLAKVRSYIELGPKEGATLLCGGLEVPGNLPDRVKKGNYVMPTVFADVDNRMRIAQEEIFGPVACLIPFKDEAHAIELANDIPYGLSSYVWTENIGRAHRVAAAVEAGMCFVNSQNVRDLRQPFGGTKASGTGREGGTWSYEVFCEPKNVAVSMGSHHIPHWGV
- a CDS encoding tripartite tricarboxylate transporter substrate binding protein, giving the protein MTTRNRLGLAAALVAFAAAAFAPQAQAQAQAFPTKPVRWVVGYPAGGGTDFLARTAGAQLAQQLGQPVLVDNRPGAGAIIASENVARSPGDGYTVFSADNGVLVYNPALYKKLPYDAEKDFAMVGMMGRSTLVITAAPNAGLADAKALIAALKASPGKYSIATPGTGSPHHLALELFQREAGVSLLHVPYKGGAPALQDLMGGQVPLMMLDLPSGVSAVKAGKVVPLMTMGAERIPQLPNVPTAKELGYAGVEAYTWQGLVVPAATAKDVQARLGADLQKTMADAGVRQKLFDAGWEARPADGVEMARFVDAERKKWHALIKARDIKLD